The Curtobacterium poinsettiae DNA segment CACTCGGTGAGCACGGTGTTCAGGACACCGAGCACGAGGCCACCGATGACGACGCAGATGATCAGGCCGACCTGGGAGCGGACGACCAGGGCCGCGGCGAACAGGTCGAGGGCGAGCAGCGGCAGTGCGACCTTCAACACCGTCGTCCGCCGGAGACGGGCGGTGAGCATCGGGGCGACCCACACCGACGTGATCGCGAGACCGACACCCCAGCCGAAGAACGTGAAGCCGATGCCGAGCGCGCCGAAGCCGAGCGGGAACGGGGTGTACGCCAGCAGGACGAAGAAGCCGATGTTGTAGAACAGTGCGGTCGCGGCCAGGGCGGCGAGTGCCGGACGGGTCAGGGCGCGGAAGGGGGCGGAGAGCTTCGTCGGTGTGGGCTTCTCAAGGCTGCCGGTCTTCAGCAGGGCGACGATGGCGATGAACGCGACGGCCATCAGGGTCGTGACGCCGAAGAACGGGCCGAGCCAGCTCACCGAGCCGAGCAGGCCTCCGACGAGGGGCCCGACGGCGATGCCGAGGCCGAGTGCTGCCTCGTACAGGATGATGGCCGAGGCGGTGCCACCCGACGCTGCCCCGACGATGGTCGCGAGCGCGGTGGAGATGAAGAGCGCGTTGCCGAGGCCCCAGCCGGCGCGGAAGTCGATGATGCTCCACACGCTGTTCGACGTCGCGGCGAGCACCGAGAAGACCACGATCAGGGCGAGTCCGATGAGCAGGGTGCGCTTCGCGCCGATGCGGCTGGAGACCCAACTGGTGAAGAACATCGCGACACCGGTGACGGCGAGGTAGCTCGTGAAGAGCAACTCGGTCTGCGCCGGGGTCGCCTTGAGGGACGCCGCGATCGCCGGGAGGATCGGGTCGACGAGGCCGATGCCCATGAACGCGACGACGCAGGCGAAGGCGATCGCCCAGACCGCAGACGACTGCTTGAGGATGGAGCCGGACTGGCCGGCGGGTGCGTGGGCGTTCACGCGGGGATCTCCGTTCCGTTGGGGGTTGTCCGGGTGCGCTGGGCGATCAGGTTCGCCGCGTGGTGCAGGACGTCCCAGTCGTCGTCGGTCAGGTCGGCGAACAACGGACCGACCGTGCTGGTGAGGGTGGAGCGCCAGGAAGCGAGCCGCTCGCGTCCGGCCTCGGTGAGTTCGATGAGCTGGCCGCGGGAGTCGTCCGGGTCGACGCTGCGGCTGACCAGGCCGTCGGCGAGCATGCCGGCGACGAGTCGGGTCATCGTGGGCTGTGCCACGCGCGATGCTGTCGCCAGCTCACCGAGTCGCAGGGGCTCGTCGGTCTCGAGGATGCCGAGTGTGCGCCAGACCGCGGTGGACGTGGTGTTGCCCGTCGACTGGACGGCGCTGCGGATCAGGCGGTTGACGGAGACGAGGAGGGTCTCGATCGTCTGCTCACGCGGTGTTTCCATAGCTGAACTATATAGCTGTGCTATGAATACCGCAACGCGGGCCGGACAGACTGCACCAGCCGCCGCCTGGTAGAAGGGAGGCATGAGCGACATCACCATCCACGAAGGCGACGAGTACACCGCGATCTTCCACGGCGGCCCCTTCGACGGCACGACCGACACCCGCACCGCCACGAGCGACGCGCTGGACGACGAGGTCACGGTGTTCGCCGACGTCGAGGGCCTGCAGACGGCCTTCACCTACCGCGCCACGAAGTCCCGCCAGGTCCTCGACCAGATCTCGGTCGAGTTCACCTACGAGCCCAGCGAGTCCGACCCGGTCGACGACCTGCAGGACCGCGGCGACCGCAGCGGCGAGTTCGACCGGGAGTAGAACCCGCTTCCGCCGCGTTGCAGGACCACATGCAGCTCGACCTCTGGACGTCCGCCTTCTGTGCGCCGTGTGCCGCCGCCCGCCGGGTGTCGGCCGAGGCCTCGGCGCTCGTCCCCGGGCTCACCGTGACCGAACGCGACGTGGCAGCACACCCCGACGACGCGGAAGACCTCGGTATCCGATCCACGCCCACGATCATCGTGCGGCAGGACGACGGCACCGAGGTCTTCCGTTCACCCGGCGTCCCGACCCGCGACCAACTCCTGCTCGCGGTGGCCAGGGCGCTCTGAGCGAGCGTCCGCCGCAGCGGCAGCCGCGGGCCTCGCGGCCGTGCCTGCGGCGGCCCCCGGCGCAGGCACAGCGGCGCGAGTCCCCGCGCGCTGCGACGTCGGCGCCGCCACCACGACGGGTTCCGGCGGATCGACCAGCGCCCGCACGCGTCTTGCCAGCCGCTTGGCGCCCCTGATCGGTGCCCCGATGCCCAGTGCCACCCACCCGAGCGGGCTGCGATCGGCCCCACCGAGGGCGTTCTTCCGCTCCCACGCACGACGCAGCAGCCCACCGCGACTCCGCCGAGCCGGCGCCCGGTCCATCAAGTTCCCGGCGTCCCGTCGGGCCATGAGCTCCACCAGCCGGTGCTGCCAGTCGTCCTCCGAGGCCGGGTGGAAGTAGTTGTCCCGCATCCACTCCGGCCGGACGACGCCGAACCGTCCGTCGACCAGGTCGACGGCGTCACCCTCGAGGCCGCTCCCCACGAACACCTCGTTGATCAGGTGCCGCCCGATGCCGAAGTCGGTCAGCGTGAGCGCGGGGACGCCCCGGGCCGCAGCCTCGAGCACCGCGGTCGAGCTGATCGTCACGAGTGCCACCGCCCGGTCGAGGTGTTCGGCCATCGGCCCGCTCTCCACCACGAGGTTGGTCGGCGCGTCCGCGGGCACCAGGTCCGGGTACGGGTGCTCCTCGCGGTGCGTCTGGTGCTCGCCGGCCGCAGCGCGCGTCTTGATGACGACGCGCCACTCCGGGTGCGCCCGCGCCGTACCGACGAGCCACCGCACGACGAGGGCCCGGTCGGCCCGCTCGAACGGCACGCTCGGCTGCGCCGCGAAGACGACGGAGTCGCGGACGGTCGCGCCCGTCGAGCCGACACCGCCCGCGCCGCGTGCGAACGGCAGCGTGGCGAGTGCGAAGTGCGGCTCGACGCCGCCATCGCGAGCCATCTCCTCGTACGCGCGGACCTCACGGTGGCTGTGCAGCACGAACAGGTCGGCCCGGGCGCGGAAGAAGATGCCCTTCCACTTCGACGGGAACGAGATCCCCGGCAGCCCCGACACCAGTACCGGCCGATCCGGGATCCGCCGGTGCACCTCATCGATCACGAGTTCGGCGACCGGTCCGATCAACGACACCAGGACGGCGTCCGGCGGGTCCCGTCGGAGCTCCTCGACGACGGCGTCGACGTCCTTCGGAGCGGGTGGGTCGCGGTGCAGGTGGGCGAGCCGCCCGTCCAGCCCGCGGAACGCCGACCGCAGCTGCTCCGGACTCGCCGACCGCGGAGTCGCCACGGTGCGGAGCTCTAGATCCCAGTCCGCCGGGGCGCTCGACAGCAGGTGGGCGCCCCACTTGGCGAACGAGTCGGTGTCGACCAGGCCGACCACGCGTCGGA contains these protein-coding regions:
- a CDS encoding MFS transporter, coding for MNAHAPAGQSGSILKQSSAVWAIAFACVVAFMGIGLVDPILPAIAASLKATPAQTELLFTSYLAVTGVAMFFTSWVSSRIGAKRTLLIGLALIVVFSVLAATSNSVWSIIDFRAGWGLGNALFISTALATIVGAASGGTASAIILYEAALGLGIAVGPLVGGLLGSVSWLGPFFGVTTLMAVAFIAIVALLKTGSLEKPTPTKLSAPFRALTRPALAALAATALFYNIGFFVLLAYTPFPLGFGALGIGFTFFGWGVGLAITSVWVAPMLTARLRRTTVLKVALPLLALDLFAAALVVRSQVGLIICVVIGGLVLGVLNTVLTECVMEATDLPRSVASSAYSAVRFIGGAIAPPVATLLADAYSPSAAYVFAGASVAVAFVVILCTTRVLRRVDDGPEPERVEAEAITAGDMA
- a CDS encoding MarR family winged helix-turn-helix transcriptional regulator → METPREQTIETLLVSVNRLIRSAVQSTGNTTSTAVWRTLGILETDEPLRLGELATASRVAQPTMTRLVAGMLADGLVSRSVDPDDSRGQLIELTEAGRERLASWRSTLTSTVGPLFADLTDDDWDVLHHAANLIAQRTRTTPNGTEIPA
- a CDS encoding thioredoxin family protein; translated protein: MQLDLWTSAFCAPCAAARRVSAEASALVPGLTVTERDVAAHPDDAEDLGIRSTPTIIVRQDDGTEVFRSPGVPTRDQLLLAVARAL
- a CDS encoding DUF6716 putative glycosyltransferase, with protein sequence MSGAHVRGAHPSGAHLSGPVDGTGALDGPGDGGGSTDGLEARLPSDASPRVRRVVGLVDTDSFAKWGAHLLSSAPADWDLELRTVATPRSASPEQLRSAFRGLDGRLAHLHRDPPAPKDVDAVVEELRRDPPDAVLVSLIGPVAELVIDEVHRRIPDRPVLVSGLPGISFPSKWKGIFFRARADLFVLHSHREVRAYEEMARDGGVEPHFALATLPFARGAGGVGSTGATVRDSVVFAAQPSVPFERADRALVVRWLVGTARAHPEWRVVIKTRAAAGEHQTHREEHPYPDLVPADAPTNLVVESGPMAEHLDRAVALVTISSTAVLEAAARGVPALTLTDFGIGRHLINEVFVGSGLEGDAVDLVDGRFGVVRPEWMRDNYFHPASEDDWQHRLVELMARRDAGNLMDRAPARRSRGGLLRRAWERKNALGGADRSPLGWVALGIGAPIRGAKRLARRVRALVDPPEPVVVAAPTSQRAGTRAAVPAPGAAAGTAARPAAAAAADARSERPGHREQELVAGRDAG